From the genome of Geminocystis herdmanii PCC 6308, one region includes:
- a CDS encoding O-linked N-acetylglucosamine transferase, SPINDLY family protein produces the protein MSWHSEIEQFLPEQKFDRILSFYEDLIENNPDHIQDYIYLGLAYLLTGNEAEAQSTWFYILTQEDEELVNLLSDILEQEAQRQLRLEDHKKAWLIRSYLKEINPDSINNILSLIDLEIILNKYIIGSLDNWNLKNLLLQQTPNINLIFLWELLPKLIIIEQEHSLNFVEFCLSYQIYHLSTCIQKISDTAQYFCYRNPNLAIKLTNLCLQKTPDDWRLQKNLCLYLFHDGYNQQAIKLAKKIYDQENNIEIKIYLNGFLLELMHKSNLWLECDEIFQRHKILLETIIQKKEYRNFYDNGLVSLIRPLLHSEDNPQQNRLLQNSLAQLFEENIKHNYIVDKIQEINYDKQQKKKLKIGYIGYTFRMHSVGWLCRWLFQEHDREKFEIYIYLINQSEDEMTEKWFKNKVDYSYKLSGEIDKIAQQIINNQIDILIDLDAITNQTTSAVMSLKPTPIQVTWLGSDASGIPSIDYFIADPYVLPSNAQKYYTEKIWRLPYTYLGINGFEVNVPTLTRENLDIPSESTIYLTIQNAFKRNPHIIHLQMKIIKSVADSYLLIKGSGDDQLAQQLYHTIAQQEGIEQERIKFLEMTPTEATHRANIKIADVVLDTYPYNGATTTLETLWMEVPLVTRVGEQFAARNSYTFMMNAGIIEGIAWSDEEYIEWGIKLGTDKDLRKGVSWKLRRSKKTSPLWNGKQFTRQMEKAYQQMWEIYVNQQTKIES, from the coding sequence ATGAGTTGGCATTCAGAAATAGAACAATTTTTACCAGAGCAAAAGTTCGATCGAATCCTCAGTTTTTATGAAGATTTAATCGAAAATAATCCCGATCATATTCAAGATTATATTTACTTAGGATTAGCTTATTTATTAACAGGAAATGAAGCAGAAGCCCAAAGCACATGGTTTTATATCTTAACCCAAGAAGATGAAGAATTAGTAAATTTATTAAGTGATATTTTAGAACAAGAAGCTCAGAGACAATTAAGATTAGAAGATCATAAAAAGGCTTGGTTAATTCGTAGTTATTTAAAAGAAATTAATCCCGATTCTATTAATAATATTTTGTCCTTAATTGATTTAGAAATTATTCTTAATAAATATATAATAGGAAGTTTAGATAACTGGAACTTAAAAAATTTACTTCTCCAGCAAACACCTAATATTAACTTAATATTTTTGTGGGAACTTTTACCTAAATTAATTATAATTGAGCAAGAACACTCTTTAAATTTTGTCGAATTTTGTTTATCTTATCAGATTTATCATTTATCAACTTGTATCCAAAAAATTAGTGATACTGCTCAATATTTTTGCTATAGAAACCCTAATTTAGCAATTAAATTAACCAATTTATGCTTACAGAAAACACCCGATGATTGGCGTTTACAAAAAAATCTTTGTTTATATCTTTTCCATGATGGTTATAATCAACAAGCTATAAAATTAGCAAAAAAAATTTATGATCAAGAAAATAATATAGAAATAAAAATATATCTTAACGGATTCTTGTTAGAGCTAATGCACAAAAGTAATTTATGGCTAGAATGTGACGAGATTTTTCAACGGCATAAAATACTATTAGAAACCATTATTCAAAAAAAAGAATACCGTAATTTTTATGATAATGGATTAGTCAGTTTAATTAGACCATTATTACATTCTGAAGATAATCCTCAACAAAATCGACTCCTTCAAAATTCTCTAGCTCAACTTTTTGAAGAGAATATCAAACATAATTATATAGTTGATAAAATCCAAGAAATTAACTATGATAAACAGCAAAAAAAGAAACTGAAAATAGGTTATATTGGTTATACTTTTCGGATGCACTCAGTAGGTTGGTTATGCCGATGGTTATTTCAAGAACACGATCGAGAAAAATTTGAAATCTATATCTATCTAATCAATCAATCCGAAGATGAAATGACAGAAAAATGGTTTAAAAATAAAGTGGACTATAGCTATAAATTATCTGGTGAAATAGATAAAATAGCACAACAAATTATTAATAATCAAATAGATATTTTAATTGATTTAGACGCTATAACTAATCAAACCACTTCTGCCGTCATGAGTTTAAAACCTACACCAATTCAAGTAACATGGTTAGGGAGTGATGCGTCAGGAATACCATCAATAGATTACTTTATTGCCGATCCTTATGTGTTACCCAGTAATGCCCAGAAATACTATACCGAAAAAATTTGGCGTTTGCCTTATACCTATTTAGGAATCAATGGTTTTGAAGTAAATGTGCCTACCTTAACAAGAGAAAATTTAGATATTCCCTCAGAAAGTACTATTTACTTAACCATTCAAAATGCTTTTAAGCGTAATCCTCACATCATTCATTTACAAATGAAAATAATTAAGTCTGTAGCTGATAGTTATCTCTTAATCAAAGGTAGTGGAGATGATCAACTAGCACAACAATTATATCATACGATCGCACAACAAGAAGGAATAGAGCAAGAGAGAATAAAATTTTTAGAGATGACTCCCACGGAAGCAACTCATCGAGCTAACATCAAAATAGCAGATGTAGTTTTAGACACCTATCCCTATAATGGCGCAACCACAACCCTTGAAACCCTATGGATGGAAGTACCATTAGTGACTAGAGTGGGTGAACAGTTCGCCGCTCGTAACAGTTATACTTTTATGATGAATGCAGGTATCATCGAAGGCATTGCTTGGAGTGATGAAGAATATATTGAATGGGGTATAAAGTTAGGCACAGATAAAGATTTAAGAAAAGGAGTTAGTTGGAAATTGCGACGATCGAAAAAAACATCTCCTTTATGGAATGGAAAACAATTTACCAGACAAATGGAAAAGGCTTATCAACAAATGTGGGAAATCTATGTTAATCAACAAACTAAAATAGAATCATAA
- a CDS encoding class I SAM-dependent methyltransferase, translated as MNAKDKLRQAYEEFDRTNYGVASDLFAEAIELQPSLLQSGVGVALAHSLILSLDWEKVTNYLPPNSNIFDASGWLKSLASEKPVDSLSQPIPWYTYPAIEFIEDKIKSDFKVFEYGSGHSTLWWANKVQEIVSIESNKNWHNYLKSSLTKLEKSENINLYLSEEAQDYIQKINEFPPHYFDVIIVDGEHRPECAKEAYLRLKENGFIILDDTDREYYDDILRFLDQEGFFRIDFVGMTPSLVYKNSTSILFKDINFLKNNITPSQKESCLGKSFFQPDEEQNLYFDDLEHLYLFD; from the coding sequence ATGAATGCAAAAGATAAACTTCGTCAGGCTTATGAAGAATTCGATCGAACCAACTATGGTGTAGCTAGTGATTTATTTGCAGAAGCGATCGAACTTCAACCCAGTTTATTACAATCCGGGGTAGGAGTGGCTTTAGCCCATAGTTTAATTTTGTCTTTGGATTGGGAAAAAGTAACTAATTACTTGCCCCCTAACTCTAATATTTTCGACGCTAGTGGCTGGTTAAAATCTTTAGCTTCAGAGAAACCCGTTGATAGTTTATCACAACCAATTCCTTGGTACACTTATCCTGCTATTGAGTTTATTGAGGATAAGATTAAGTCTGATTTTAAGGTTTTTGAATATGGTAGTGGACATTCTACTTTATGGTGGGCAAATAAAGTTCAGGAAATAGTGTCTATTGAAAGTAATAAAAATTGGCATAATTATTTAAAATCTTCTTTAACTAAGTTAGAAAAATCGGAGAATATTAATTTATATTTATCCGAGGAAGCTCAAGATTATATTCAGAAAATAAATGAGTTTCCTCCCCATTATTTTGATGTCATTATTGTTGATGGGGAGCATCGCCCTGAGTGTGCAAAAGAGGCATATTTGCGATTAAAAGAAAATGGTTTTATTATTCTTGATGATACCGATCGAGAATATTATGATGATATTCTACGTTTTTTAGATCAAGAAGGTTTTTTTCGCATTGATTTTGTGGGCATGACTCCCTCTTTAGTCTATAAAAACAGCACATCTATTTTATTTAAAGATATTAATTTCCTGAAAAATAATATTACTCCTAGTCAGAAAGAATCCTGTTTAGGGAAATCTTTTTTCCAACCAGATGAAGAGCAGAACTTATATTTTGATGATCTTGAACACTTATATTTATTTGATTGA
- a CDS encoding DUF29 domain-containing protein translates to MVAQLIKNQTNLYDTDYNLWILETVKKLENKDFNSVDWDNLIEEVLDLSKRDKRKLESLLIKLIEHLLILGYWQSEKERNKGHWEREILNFQQQIIRELEDSPSLKNHLKNKFLDCYQKGCKLASKHSQLPLNTFPENPIAPLEQILDENWLP, encoded by the coding sequence ATGGTAGCCCAATTAATCAAAAACCAAACAAATTTATACGATACTGATTATAATCTTTGGATATTAGAAACCGTTAAAAAACTAGAAAATAAAGATTTTAACTCCGTTGATTGGGACAATTTAATTGAGGAGGTTTTAGACTTGAGTAAAAGGGATAAAAGAAAGCTAGAGAGTTTATTAATAAAATTAATTGAACACTTACTAATCTTAGGGTATTGGCAATCAGAAAAAGAGAGAAATAAGGGACATTGGGAGCGAGAAATTCTGAATTTTCAACAACAAATTATTAGAGAATTAGAAGATAGTCCTAGTTTAAAAAATCATCTGAAGAATAAGTTTCTTGACTGTTATCAAAAAGGTTGCAAATTAGCTTCTAAACATTCTCAACTACCTCTCAATACCTTCCCCGAAAACCCGATTGCACCTCTTGAACAAATCTTAGATGAAAACTGGCTTCCCTAA
- a CDS encoding DUF29 domain-containing protein: MVAQLIKNQTSLYDTDYNLWILETVKQLQNRDLDSLDWENLIEEVLDLSERKRRKMESLLMRLIEHLLKLGYWELERERNRGHWEGEITNFRKLIRKELKASPSLKRYLIEIFEESYEDGRDLASKHSQLPLNTFPEEPIAPLEQILDENWLP; this comes from the coding sequence ATGGTAGCCCAATTAATCAAAAACCAAACAAGTTTATACGATACTGATTATAATCTTTGGATATTAGAAACCGTTAAACAATTACAAAATAGGGATTTAGATTCCCTTGATTGGGAAAATTTGATTGAGGAGGTTTTAGATTTGAGCGAACGCAAAAGAAGAAAAATGGAAAGTCTCTTAATGAGATTGATCGAACATCTCTTAAAATTAGGGTATTGGGAATTAGAAAGAGAAAGAAATCGAGGACATTGGGAAGGGGAAATAACTAATTTTCGTAAACTAATAAGAAAAGAATTAAAGGCAAGTCCAAGTCTTAAACGTTACCTAATAGAAATATTCGAGGAATCTTATGAAGATGGACGAGATCTTGCTTCTAAACATTCTCAACTCCCTCTTAATACCTTCCCCGAAGAACCGATCGCACCCTTAGAACAAATCCTCGATGAAAACTGGCTTCCTTAA
- a CDS encoding DUF29 domain-containing protein has product MVAQLIKNQTNLYDTDYNLWVLDTVKKLENRDLDTLDWDNLIEEVLDLSKRDKRKLESLLIKLIEHLLILGYWQSEKERNRGHWQKEIINFRKQIKRLLEDSPSLKNHLKTRLDRCYQDGREIASQHSLLSLNTFPEEPIAPLEQILDENWLP; this is encoded by the coding sequence ATGGTAGCCCAATTAATCAAAAACCAAACAAATTTATACGATACTGACTATAATCTTTGGGTATTAGATACAGTTAAAAAGTTAGAAAATAGAGATTTAGATACCCTTGATTGGGATAATTTAATTGAGGAGGTTTTAGATTTGAGTAAAAGGGATAAAAGAAAGCTAGAGAGTTTATTAATAAAATTAATTGAACACTTACTAATCTTAGGATATTGGCAATCAGAAAAAGAGAGAAATAGAGGTCATTGGCAAAAGGAAATCATCAATTTTCGGAAACAGATCAAAAGATTATTAGAAGATAGTCCTAGTCTAAAAAATCATTTAAAAACTAGGTTAGATAGATGTTATCAAGACGGCAGGGAAATTGCATCCCAACATTCCCTACTCTCTCTTAATACCTTCCCCGAAGAACCGATCGCACCCTTAGAACAAATCTTAGATGAAAATTGGCTTCCCTAA
- a CDS encoding type II toxin-antitoxin system HicB family antitoxin, translated as MCGVRSVDQGESIEEAINNLREATKLYLEECPFVETQPKLVTTMEVTYGELSYA; from the coding sequence GTGTGTGGAGTTAGGTCGGTAGATCAAGGCGAAAGTATAGAAGAAGCCATTAATAACTTGAGAGAAGCAACGAAATTATATTTAGAAGAATGTCCATTTGTGGAAACTCAACCAAAATTAGTAACAACGATGGAAGTAACTTACGGAGAATTAAGTTATGCCTAA
- a CDS encoding type II toxin-antitoxin system Phd/YefM family antitoxin, whose product MFSYEITSPTEARNGLFKLLDKVVEDHQVFIINRRQCENVALIAESDLRSLVETVYLLRNPANSRHLFDALEESMTGKIKPQSLEELKGELGIE is encoded by the coding sequence ATGTTTAGCTATGAAATAACTTCCCCCACCGAAGCCAGAAACGGATTGTTTAAACTTTTAGATAAAGTCGTAGAAGATCATCAAGTTTTTATTATTAATCGTCGTCAGTGTGAAAATGTTGCCTTAATTGCGGAGTCTGACCTGCGTAGCTTAGTTGAAACTGTCTATTTATTGAGAAATCCTGCTAATTCTCGTCATTTATTCGATGCGTTAGAAGAATCCATGACAGGTAAAATTAAACCCCAATCTTTAGAAGAATTGAAAGGGGAATTGGGAATTGAGTAA
- a CDS encoding Txe/YoeB family addiction module toxin translates to MQPSFPHIPGFSSQFKSDLQWWFKNDKKKAEKILDLVTEVMRNPFQGIGKPEPLKYMEGNIWSRRIDLEHRLVYRISATQIDFLTCRFHYDSL, encoded by the coding sequence ATGCAACCAAGTTTTCCCCACATTCCGGGTTTTAGTAGTCAGTTTAAAAGTGATTTGCAGTGGTGGTTTAAAAATGACAAAAAAAAGGCGGAAAAAATACTAGATTTAGTTACTGAAGTGATGAGAAATCCCTTTCAAGGCATCGGCAAACCAGAACCTTTAAAATACATGGAAGGTAATATTTGGTCAAGAAGGATTGATTTAGAACATCGTTTAGTTTATCGCATTAGTGCCACTCAAATTGATTTTCTTACTTGTCGTTTTCATTATGATAGTCTGTGA
- a CDS encoding DUF29 domain-containing protein, whose product MVAQLIKNQTNLYDTDYNLWVLETVKKLENHDFNSVDWDNLIEEVLGLSRSDKRKLESLLMRLIEHLLKLGYWETEKERNRGHWEGEIINFRKQIKRLLKDSPSLKLYLKDFLEECYQDSRTIVSKKSQLPLYTFPEEPIAPLEQILDENWLP is encoded by the coding sequence ATGGTAGCCCAATTAATCAAGAACCAAACAAATTTGTACGATACTGACTATAATCTTTGGGTATTAGAAACCGTTAAAAAACTGGAAAATCATGACTTTAATTCTGTTGACTGGGACAATTTAATTGAGGAGGTATTAGGTTTGAGCCGAAGTGATAAAAGAAAACTAGAAAGTTTATTAATGAGGTTGATTGAACATCTCTTAAAATTAGGATATTGGGAAACAGAAAAAGAAAGAAATAGAGGGCATTGGGAAGGAGAAATTATAAACTTTAGGAAACAAATTAAACGTCTTTTAAAAGATAGTCCTAGTTTAAAACTTTATCTGAAAGATTTTTTGGAAGAATGCTATCAAGATAGTCGAACAATAGTATCGAAAAAGTCTCAACTTCCCCTTTATACCTTCCCCGAAGAGCCGATCGCACCCTTAGAACAAATCCTCGATGAAAACTGGCTTCCTTAA
- a CDS encoding DUF29 domain-containing protein — MVAQLIKNQTNLYDTDYNLWILETVKKLEIRDFNSVDWDNLIEEVLSLSRSDKRKLESLLMRLIEHLLIFKYWDSEKDRNKGHWEREIANFRKQIRKELKASPSLKRYLTEIFEESYEDGRDLASKHSQLPLNTFPEEPIAPLEQILDEKWLP, encoded by the coding sequence ATGGTAGCCCAATTAATCAAAAACCAAACAAATTTATACGATACTGATTATAATCTTTGGATATTAGAAACCGTTAAAAAACTAGAAATTCGTGATTTTAACTCCGTTGATTGGGACAATTTAATTGAGGAGGTGTTAAGTTTGAGCCGAAGTGACAAAAGAAAACTAGAAAGTTTATTAATGAGATTGATAGAACATTTACTGATATTCAAGTATTGGGATTCTGAAAAAGACAGAAATAAAGGACATTGGGAAAGAGAAATTGCTAATTTTAGAAAACAAATTAGAAAAGAATTAAAAGCAAGTCCAAGTCTTAAACGTTACTTAACAGAAATATTTGAGGAATCTTATGAAGATGGACGAGATCTTGCTTCTAAACATTCTCAACTCCCTCTTAATACCTTCCCCGAAGAACCGATCGCACCCTTAGAACAAATCCTCGATGAAAAATGGCTTCCCTAA
- a CDS encoding Uma2 family endonuclease, protein MLTLPRKKFALEEYHQIIASGVLREDYLIELINGEIFEMSPVGFRHASCVKKINYLFAEKLGSKVIIGVQDPIKLNDNSEPQPDLVLLKPRDDFYANQHPTPEDIFLLIEVADSSIEYDRNFKIPIYAENKIKEVWLVDLNQNLLEVYQNPQKNYYQNITKLSSQDSLTLTQPEVIIIRLDRILF, encoded by the coding sequence ATGTTAACTTTACCTCGTAAGAAATTTGCTCTTGAAGAATATCATCAAATAATTGCATCGGGAGTGTTGAGAGAAGACTATTTAATTGAGTTAATTAATGGAGAAATTTTTGAAATGTCACCCGTAGGATTTAGACACGCTTCTTGTGTAAAAAAAATTAATTACTTATTTGCGGAAAAGTTAGGTTCAAAAGTAATAATTGGGGTACAAGATCCCATTAAACTTAATGATAACTCAGAACCACAACCAGATTTAGTTTTACTCAAACCTCGTGATGATTTTTATGCGAATCAACATCCTACTCCCGAAGATATTTTTTTATTAATTGAAGTAGCTGATAGCAGTATTGAGTACGATCGAAACTTTAAAATTCCCATTTATGCAGAAAATAAAATTAAAGAAGTGTGGTTAGTTGATCTCAATCAAAATTTATTAGAAGTATATCAAAATCCCCAGAAAAATTATTATCAAAATATAACAAAACTCTCTTCTCAAGATTCCCTTACCTTGACTCAACCAGAAGTAATTATTATAAGGCTCGATCGAATTTTATTTTAG
- a CDS encoding Uma2 family endonuclease translates to MVAQLQLKYYTPEKYLELEEKSDTKNEYLDGEIIHKAGGTTNHNQIAGNFCRAFPLTIDDRDYYIYINDVKLWIPEYRFYTYPDLMIIEGKPVYQSENSNIVTNPKIIIEVLSHSTQNYDRTEKFRVYRSLPSLQEYILISQSSYYIEQFIKQTEQQWLFNAIEGENNHLSLASVDFSISFSQIYQRIVFNS, encoded by the coding sequence ATGGTTGCTCAACTTCAACTTAAATACTATACTCCAGAAAAATATCTGGAATTAGAGGAAAAATCGGACACAAAAAATGAATATCTTGATGGAGAAATAATCCATAAGGCAGGAGGCACAACTAATCACAATCAAATTGCAGGTAACTTTTGTCGAGCTTTTCCCCTCACCATCGACGATCGAGATTATTATATCTATATCAATGATGTGAAACTATGGATACCAGAATATCGTTTTTATACCTATCCTGATTTAATGATCATTGAAGGTAAACCAGTCTATCAATCTGAAAATAGTAATATCGTCACCAATCCCAAAATAATTATTGAAGTTTTGTCTCATTCTACCCAAAACTACGATCGAACGGAAAAATTTAGAGTCTATCGTTCTTTACCTAGTTTACAAGAATATATCCTTATTTCTCAATCTAGCTACTATATAGAACAATTTATCAAACAAACAGAGCAACAATGGTTATTTAATGCCATTGAAGGAGAAAATAATCATCTTTCTTTAGCTAGTGTTGATTTTTCGATTTCTTTTTCCCAGATTTATCAAAGAATTGTTTTTAATTCCTAA
- a CDS encoding FkbM family methyltransferase encodes MANNSPLNIYQEYLQKNLPHLDLSSLPMGKSAEKTDWENPSTAIELNNFAVIQILEAKNSQDIALRQFYLELAIEALETAIENENHPLCVAHLAIIKSLTGEVNFAHNLEYSKIIEILPLIFSSQEESIAGLIYLPIFNRNQSKNKENLELIIKENNSYQQALYLLIADCEQSQMVFYNSSGLRLLNYANQIIPNSFNIKLNLGLSNLFNNLYEGLLYLHQALNLQPENSKIIQAMYLAYLNLNNQKLANLYLEKGNKFYQNNSHNLSWKWANLPITNNWTYLKFDDNLLLTVEASFKSIVTAVLLAQEDWFEVEMEMWRDEIKSGMTVIDVGANVGVYTFSSANRVGKNGKVIAVEPFSKCVECLEETRKINNLQWVEICAGAAGESNKTVKLSLHQASELNEIIKDDSDITGNYEEVECFTLDSLVEKHQLSIVDWLKLDAEGNEIEVLQGSSRILSEFKPHILYENIAGIHSSNIPVAKFLLSIGYELFYYQPFLKQLIKLESLEELSGKLNIIAQHSEK; translated from the coding sequence ATGGCTAACAATTCTCCCCTTAACATTTATCAAGAATATTTACAAAAGAATTTACCCCATTTGGATTTATCCTCACTACCCATGGGGAAAAGTGCCGAAAAAACAGACTGGGAAAATCCCTCTACTGCCATTGAATTAAATAATTTTGCCGTTATCCAAATCCTCGAAGCCAAAAATAGTCAAGATATAGCATTAAGACAATTCTATTTAGAGTTAGCCATAGAAGCCTTAGAAACCGCCATTGAAAACGAAAATCATCCCCTTTGTGTGGCACATTTAGCCATCATTAAAAGTTTAACAGGAGAAGTAAATTTTGCTCATAATTTAGAGTATTCCAAAATAATCGAAATATTACCCCTTATTTTTTCCTCTCAAGAAGAAAGTATTGCAGGTTTAATTTATTTACCAATTTTTAACCGTAATCAAAGTAAAAATAAAGAAAATTTAGAGTTAATAATTAAAGAAAATAATAGTTATCAACAAGCATTATATTTATTGATAGCAGATTGTGAACAATCCCAAATGGTATTTTACAATTCTAGTGGTTTAAGATTACTTAACTATGCTAATCAAATAATTCCTAATAGTTTTAATATTAAATTAAACTTGGGTTTAAGTAATCTATTTAATAATCTTTATGAGGGTTTATTATATCTCCATCAAGCCTTAAATTTACAACCAGAAAATAGTAAAATAATTCAAGCTATGTATTTAGCTTATCTTAATTTAAACAATCAAAAATTAGCTAATTTATATTTAGAAAAAGGTAATAAATTTTATCAAAATAATTCTCATAATTTAAGCTGGAAATGGGCTAATTTACCCATCACAAATAACTGGACGTATCTAAAATTTGATGATAATTTATTACTAACCGTAGAAGCTAGTTTCAAATCCATTGTCACTGCTGTATTATTAGCTCAAGAAGATTGGTTCGAGGTAGAAATGGAAATGTGGCGAGATGAGATAAAATCAGGAATGACAGTAATTGACGTTGGTGCAAATGTGGGAGTTTATACCTTTAGCTCCGCCAACAGAGTCGGCAAAAATGGAAAAGTTATCGCCGTTGAGCCTTTCTCAAAATGTGTAGAATGTTTAGAAGAAACCCGTAAAATCAATAATTTACAATGGGTAGAAATTTGTGCCGGTGCGGCAGGAGAAAGCAATAAAACCGTTAAACTATCCTTACATCAAGCCAGTGAATTAAACGAAATCATCAAAGACGATAGCGACATCACAGGCAACTATGAGGAAGTGGAATGTTTCACCCTTGATAGTTTAGTGGAAAAACATCAACTTTCGATCGTTGACTGGTTAAAATTGGATGCCGAAGGTAACGAAATCGAAGTTCTACAAGGCAGTAGCCGTATTCTCTCAGAATTTAAACCTCATATTTTATATGAAAATATCGCTGGTATTCACTCAAGTAATATTCCCGTTGCTAAATTTTTATTAAGTATTGGTTATGAATTGTTTTATTATCAACCTTTTCTGAAACAATTAATTAAATTAGAATCCTTAGAAGAATTATCAGGTAAATTAAATATCATCGCTCAACATTCAGAAAAATAA
- a CDS encoding FkbM family methyltransferase, with the protein MSIFAKKLKDEGYLDNLHFTIMNVGSRKLSIQDDYSNQGWGIFAPNLSIYGFDADEDACNQANEELQQRGINWQEQHIPLGLSDSIGEKELYVTKAPMCSSLYPPNESYLARFQGLPELVNLDFSIGIETTTLDAFCLEEKIHEIDFLQIDVQGADLDVLKGAINLLNKTISAIQIEVEFSHLYLNQPLFSDVDIFLRNQKFSLFDIFLAHRPRHLLNVKSSKHPHGQLLWGDAFYLRDLLSENFTKEVRSPLKLLKLACVADVLGFYDYALELLIYLTNHYGDDQQYNFSSFID; encoded by the coding sequence ATGTCAATTTTTGCCAAAAAGTTAAAAGATGAAGGTTATTTAGACAATCTACATTTTACCATCATGAATGTGGGTTCAAGAAAATTAAGTATTCAAGATGATTATTCAAATCAGGGCTGGGGAATCTTTGCTCCGAATTTAAGTATTTATGGTTTTGATGCCGATGAAGATGCTTGTAACCAAGCTAATGAAGAATTACAACAACGGGGAATTAATTGGCAAGAACAACATATTCCTTTAGGATTATCTGATTCTATCGGGGAAAAAGAACTTTATGTTACGAAAGCCCCCATGTGTAGTTCTTTATATCCTCCCAATGAAAGTTATTTAGCACGTTTTCAAGGCTTACCAGAATTAGTAAATTTGGATTTTTCTATTGGTATTGAAACTACCACATTAGATGCTTTTTGTCTAGAGGAAAAAATTCATGAAATTGACTTTTTACAAATAGATGTACAAGGAGCAGATTTAGATGTTTTAAAAGGTGCAATTAATCTCTTAAATAAGACTATTTCTGCTATTCAAATTGAGGTAGAATTTTCCCATTTATATCTAAATCAACCCTTATTTTCTGATGTGGACATATTTTTAAGAAACCAAAAATTTTCCTTATTTGATATATTTTTAGCTCATCGCCCTCGTCATCTATTAAATGTGAAATCGTCTAAACATCCTCATGGACAATTACTATGGGGAGACGCTTTTTACCTTCGAGATTTATTATCAGAAAATTTTACTAAGGAGGTACGATCGCCCCTTAAACTATTAAAATTAGCTTGTGTCGCTGATGTGTTAGGTTTTTATGATTATGCCTTAGAATTATTAATTTATTTAACCAATCATTATGGAGATGATCAACAGTATAACTTTAGTTCATTTATCGATTAG